The Candidatus Omnitrophota bacterium genome segment CGTATAGATCTCATTCGGCAGACCTTCCCATCCGCGGCCGGGGTCTTCTTTTGCAAGGAACTTTTCAAGAGCCCGCTCATCTTCGACAAGATGACGGACAAGGAACCTGTTAACCTCACCCGTTCCGGAACGGTATTTCACGCCATCTCCTTCCCCCTCAAAATTTATACGGCTGTATATGCCCGAGTTTTCAAGACCCCTGAAGAATTTCTCGCCGTATTCCGGGTTCATCCTCTCGTGATACACCTCGTCCACATCGTAAAGCTGAACAAGGTAAAGGTGCATGAGCGACATGAGCCTCCCCCGCCTTAGCCCCTCGTCAAGCTGTTCGCCGATCACCAGGAGCCTCTTTCTGCCGCTCTCAAGGTCCTTGACAACGTCAAAAGTGATAACGCCGCTGTCTTTCCCGATACTGAAAGAGAGCGTCCGGTCGGCTGACGTTCTCGAAAGGCGTCTTAGCCCCACTTCATCTGGCACGCCTTGGACCCTTTTCCATATCTCAAGCCACCGGGTGAGTTTCCTCCTGTCAATGGGGCCCCATATCCTCATGGACCTTTCCCTGGCGATCTCATCGCGCACAAGCTCATCCTGAGCCCTGGAGATGGCCCTATACAATCCTAAAGCGGCGTGATATTCCTTCCCGCCCGACGGCGCGCACAGGACATTGTCGGGCAGGCTGCAGTTTTCCTCGGAACCGACATATACCGGTATGATCTCTACTGGCCAGTCGACCCCGGCCTCCTTAAGATCCCTCTTCGTCAAGGTCAGGAGGCTCCTGTCGTTGCCCGGCTCAGCGGAGGTCCCCACCGAATCCCCCACTATCACGACTTTCTCGAGCCTGAGAAGCTTTATCATCTGTATCGCGCTTAGCCCTTTTGACGTGGCTGTTATATCTACCGCACCGGCCGACACGGAAACCTCTATGGCCGTCGGAAAACCCTCGTGGAGAAGACGTTTCCGAATAAGGCCCGCTATCCTGTTGCGAAGAGCGTTGACCCGGGCATCTTTCCTCGTTGAGATGGTGACTTGTTCGGGACGCGTCCATATCTCGATATCGTCTGCCGCTTCTCTTGCGAGCCCTTCCTCCAGGCAGGCAGAAAGAAGTGCTTCTGCCGCGATACGCTCAAGTTCTCCCGCGGTCGCATCATCGCCCAGGCGAGCTTTGCTGAATCCTTCCAGGGGCCTTATCCGACCGTCCTTCGACACGAGATGGCCGGTGGCACCCGAGCAGTTAAGCACGATATATTCGGAGGCTTCGCTCATCCTCCCGGCCCTTCCGGACCCTCCGATTCGCTCAAACAGCCTTTTCCTGTCAAGACCGGTTATGGTAATACTGCGCACGCCCCTTTTTGACATCTCCCTTTTGGCTTCGATCACATCATCGGTCACCACTTCCCGGGAGTGGTCCCTGTCGACACCGTCAAAATCCGTTATTACCGCGTCCACTCCCTGTAATGATGCGGGAGAGATCCCCGGCGTGTTCTCGACCCAGTCAAGCCGCGCTTTATCACTTTCGCTCACGGCACTCGCGCGCTTATAAAATGTATTGAAATAGACCTGTTCGAAACGGTCAAGGTCATCCGGCTCCTCCCGCAGGGATTTGAACTGTCCGCGCATTGTTTCCGCCGGACCGGTATCATAGCAAAGCCTCAGGTAAGCATCGGGTATCCATATCCTGGGTTTTTCGCCTTCCCCATGCGCAAGATCAAGATATACCCTGTTTTCCGGTAACGGATCCACCGCTACAAAACCGAGATAATTCTTGGCAAGATGGATCAGCACCGGGTTCATGACCTCGTCAAGAAGAAGGTCCACCGCCCCGAACACCCCGAAATAGGATTCTATCATTTTCTTTGCCAGGCCCATGCCCCTGTATTCGGGTTTCACGTATATGCCCCGTATGCCGCGGGAAGAACCAAAAAGGGTATCGTCCTCACGGCCGGTCATAACATAAAAGAAACCTATTCGTTCTCCCCGGTCATTGGTAAGTTCAATGGAGCTGTAATCGTCCCCTATCATGGTGGACTGTATCATTATCTTCTCTCCGGCTACTCTCACCTGACCGATAAGTCTCCGCTGACTTCTCGCCGGAAGAGTCCGCTCAGAGATCGCGACAACACCTTTTTCCTTCAGTTTGCCCAGCGCCCTGGCTTCGAGCAACCATGGCTCGGCCTCGGCGTCAAGAGTAAGAACCTGCCCTTTTTCGCGCCATCTGGCGATCTGCGGCAGCGCGAACTCCCGGTGCATCCGGAGCCTTCCTGCCCGCACGTATTTCTTTTTATCCCAGGGCCTTGCCTCTTTGTCGGACCTATGCAATACCCTGCTATCGGCGGTTTTAGCGCTCACCGAAAGCTCTATTATCGCCTCAAGCCCCAGGCCCGCTTCCGCGAGCACCTTTTTTAAAGCATCCACAGAATCCGCCGTTCTGGGGGAATCGTCTATCACAAGCCCCCCGTCAACATAATGCATTTTAAGCTCCTCGGCGAGAAGCTTGCCGTAAACATAACCGTTATCTGAAAGCTTTTCGCGGCCAAGCCTGTGCCCAAGCGACCTCTGGCGGTTTATCAGGCTCCCGAGGGAAACATGGGGCACTCTCAGCTCTTTCGCCAGGGACCTGCCCAGCGTGGTCTTTCCGGAACCAGCGCGACCCAAAAGAAGGATCACCGGGGGTCTGCCGTCCCTGCTGCGGGGGGAGTACCTTGCCCTGTCCTCGCCGGAAAGGAGCGGCTCTATCCTGTTGTTATGAACTTCATCCAGTAGAGACGCCCTGGGCCTGAGCCAGCTGCCGGTAAAGGCGGCCAGTACGGGCAGGATCAGTTCGCGTTTATTCCTCACCCTCTCCGGCACATAATATGCGGCCTTCCTGCCGGTCTTTTTAGCGTCGACTTTCTCGATAAGACGAAGGTGATAATAAAGTGCCCTGAGGTCATACTCCACGGTCGAAAACTTAAGATCCATACTGTCGGCGATCTCTTCCCCTTCCAGAGCGGTATCCGGACCGGTAATGCCCTTATCGCATAAATAACTGAAAAGGCCGCGTATGGACCCCTTCGGAGGTCTATTCGCGTTCTCCCTTCCGCGGTTTTCCACAATATGTTTCATGATTATCTGCAGTATCTCTTCTGCGGCTATGTCATTGGGTATGAACGTGATCCGCCTGTGCTCGCGCTTTGCGTCCTCATCTTTGGTGGGAAAGAGAGACATGATGCTCCTTGTAAAGTTCCTCCCGTCAAGACGCTTGAGAGCTTCGCTATCATCCGCCGCGACAGGTCTTGCGCTGATGAGCTCTGCCCATATCCTGGCAAGCTCCTTCTGAATCTCGCCCGCCTCGGTCCGGTCGGTAAAATCCTCCCTCACGCCTGTCTCCTCGACTACACCTTCGGCGTTCAGGTTCTCAAGCCGCCTGGCGTCCATGGCTATCTTCGTGTTCAGCAGGCTCCTGGCGAAATCCAGCCCCATGTAATTCCTGTCGTACCATTCCAAGGACGACCTTCCCAGATCGAAAAGCACGACCTCGCCGTTATCGCGAATACCGAAATTGGTGAGCTTGACATTGGTGATTATCGCCCCGCGCTTCGCCACCTCGCGCATACAGCAAATGTATTTTTCCAGAACGTCCCAGCCGATCTTCACCTTGTTGGCGAAGGACTTGTCCCTGAGGTCCTCGAACTCGCCCGTTCCCCCGATTAGATGCTGAAGGTACACCGTAAGGGGCGTGACCCTCTCCTGGTATATGCGTCCGTCTATTATAGTAAAATCAGCAATAAGCCCTCCCAGGCGCTCCTGCGCGGTAAGGTAACTGCCCAGAAGGCCCAGCTGTTCAACATAATCCAACACCATCCCGGCGACTACATCCGTCTCGGGCCTTGACCTGTCCACCTCGATACCTTCGTACGATAACATCGCCCTGTAGGCGAATTCTATCGCCGGCGTTAACTTCTCATCATAGAGGATATCTTCCCCGTGTTCTGTGTAAAGAGTTATAAAAAGGTCCATGCACGCGGGGCCGTGTTCCGTCTTCATGAAGACATCCCAGATGAATTCGGCGTATTTGTTCTTAAGCAACTTGCGAACGATATATTTGGATCTGTCGATCTCGACATCCGTCTCACTGGTCTCGGTTATGACCGTATCGGCGGAAAAGCCTTCCACCGCGTTCATTACGTGTTTTTTCTCTTCCTCTTCAATCCTCTTGTTCAGGCGCTCGTGATCTACCCCTGCGTTGTCGCAAAGCTGGCGGAAAGCGTCAACATCCCCGTGCCGGTAGACCCGTAAAAGGTGATGCGCGAGGCGCTGCACGTCATCCGGGTATTTCTCGCGGGGAAGAACGCTTTTGGCGTACTGGTAAAAATCCTTTTCGTACTGTTTCTGGCGCTCCTGCGCCGGCTCGGGCCTTTCCTCGTCCAGCATGAGCATGATATGCTCTCGCCCGTTCTCGGTAAGGGCCAGGTTGTCCAGTGCCCATTTATGGTAAGCGCTTAACTTCTGTCCCCGGGGAATAAAGTGGCGTGCATGTAAAGCCGCCAAATGGTGGCGCTTCTGTTCGGGATAGGCAAGGACCTCCGCCGAATTCTCGTATATTTCGTGATCTAGTATCTCCGCCAGCCTTATGACCCTCAGGGCCCTTTTGCTCTGGGTCTCTCTCACATGGGCTAGTTCCAGATAATCCTCGTAAAAGGCGCTGGTCATGAAAATATGCAGTTTCCCGTCCTTTTCAGCGATATAGGAGACAACCGGCAGAAGTTCGGCGAACTGTTCACAGCCCGGCTCCAGGGGGAACCCGAAAAGTCCTCTGCCCTCAGCGGAGGCGACATCCAGAACATGCACGAGGGGCCTGTCCTCTCTTGCGCATACCGGAAGCTCTCTCTGCCTGAGGTAGGCGTTCACCGCGGGCCAGTTGATCTCTTTCTCTGGTATGACCGTCGAGGCATCATCTTCGTGCGCCCGGCAAAACTTGTCGATGAGCCTGCTCAACTTCTCCTCTATTCCCTGAACGTGCCCGTAAGGAGCGGGAAATCTCAGCATGCCGATAGCGCCTTGTCCTTTCGGCTCGCGGGTAATTATGAACGCTTTGGAAGAACCGGGTACTCCAAAGAAGTCCGAGGTCACCGACAGATCCTCTCTCTGGGCAACAAGATCCTCCACGCGGGAGAACTCGCTGTTGACCAGCACGGCTTTCCCTTTCGGAGCAAGGTGCCCGGGAAGGGTGTTAATTATCTCCTTCAACAGAGCCCCGCCGAAATCAGTTACATTACTGTGCTCGTAAGGGGATGGGCTCTTGTCCCATAGGGGACCGGAAACATGGGGCATGTTGAATATGATAAGGTCATACTCGCCCAGCCCCGTCAAAAGATGGTTTTTGAACGCGTGTACCTGCTGGTAACCCGCGTTGCGGCAGGTTAATTTCGTATCTTCAACCGCAAGTTCAAGCATATCCACCGCGTCCACCCGGGCCCCTTTAGAAGCGGCTATGCGCGCTTCAAGGCCTTTACCGCATCCGACCACAAGAACCTTCTTTCCTTTTTCCGCGAAATTCCCGGTAGCTCTTGCGCTTATTTCGCTGGAGGGGTGAACGCCGTTATAAACGCCGGGCAGCAATGCGATGCGTTCTATCCTGACAGGCACCAGGTATTTGTCCGATGAAGGTATGACCGGGCAGATCTCGATAAGCCCGCCCCAGTTGTTGAAAACCGCGTATGAATAAGTGCATTTCCGCATCTTTTCAGAACCGGGGAATTTCTCTCTCAGGAGATGATCGATCTGGCCGTGGGTTTCCCCGGAAAGGTCTTCCCGGTATGCCGCAAGGTCCAAAATCTTTGACCGCCCTTGCTGATCCGTCCACACCAGACCGGCATAAATGCCTTTATACCTCACAAGCGAAACCCGGCCGCGGAACTCCTCCTCGCCTGAAAGATCATAGACCACCCTTGCTTCCCTTTCAGCAAGTTCATGCGCGGGCAGGGTATAGATACTGACCCCGTCTTCCGTGCGCCAGTCGGATGCTTTCGGCTGGACATCAAGCGCCCTTAAAGTCGCGGATACAGCCTCATCGGCCAGATCAGGATCGCTCAGGACGGGTCCGCCGCGTTCGGATATTTCTCCGTGTTTGCCGCCTCCGGTGCTTTCTCCGGATCTTTCCTCTTTCAGGGAGACCTTCGTCTTGCATAAGAACAGCATATCCTCTCCCTCGGGCTTCTTAAAGCAATAGACCCTGGCAAGGTCCCTAACCGGTATCTTCACAATAAGTTCGATCTGGCCGGCTACATAATATATATCCAGGACAAAAGAAAAAGCCTGTCCGCTGGCTTCGTCCTCGCACTCGGCGTACACTTCCTTGCGGTAGCCTCTTTCGGCTTCTCTCTTG includes the following:
- a CDS encoding GNAT family N-acetyltransferase; the protein is VIDAILGVSLLVGVPLLLYHALRLGAAVMITMRPRHRVIAELALGGVLIGTGLDLGFGSVLPSAAAYFASPLLCSVGACFAAFAVHEMVKSAFSEKDDRREEDTPNLGSANSYDLASHELLREHLKDARQYQVWGESVRGAVYSDYYHTRLLDSGIRLPEDCNLILIKHDHGVTGSIQQRFLYLDRFADKWIFSHAGTRGGKGKFVYLTEEAFHLLTHNVNMYPKRRAFLERLLEQEYSHASAKLEGRWKSDPHRYTDPTLSRYVIDKFMLNQMRLAEPAARSISETWHITSSIIEYFIDSSLRGLASARTEAKLRKEAQEARDLARICRVILERPAGSFGGQETVLREIKTLVRFNIAQTRSKINFMEQLKEELPEDVVRSDEFEDLLGFMRKNLDQARRFLGVIDDERGLYENVDLESLAGEAMSMLKSMKAFENTEIVFNSGGAEERVIADGYRLRWEFLAAVLEQFDTLPSGKGRIEVSCLPDPSKDGVSFTADNPLRRAEWAEGIKRKCTELNGAFYHHIRKEYRRDLGSCFAGCYVLSRVLAEETGLPLGGDSPDRIEIEVGEGPQLDLLKGIAAEVPSTHAWIALWRKGKRALLIDPARGQYDAIHSGNIFVGDYADSLEKMRLKPPDEIQDKGAYRSIEDILTGSAEKEKLREMAGHVLEDAALIRKIESRLDIRGNQTDFGISGWELLVSRRNLRRIIEKTAFSVGEIKREAERGYRKEVYAECEDEASGQAFSFVLDIYYVAGQIELIVKIPVRDLARVYCFKKPEGEDMLFLCKTKVSLKEERSGESTGGGKHGEISERGGPVLSDPDLADEAVSATLRALDVQPKASDWRTEDGVSIYTLPAHELAEREARVVYDLSGEEEFRGRVSLVRYKGIYAGLVWTDQQGRSKILDLAAYREDLSGETHGQIDHLLREKFPGSEKMRKCTYSYAVFNNWGGLIEICPVIPSSDKYLVPVRIERIALLPGVYNGVHPSSEISARATGNFAEKGKKVLVVGCGKGLEARIAASKGARVDAVDMLELAVEDTKLTCRNAGYQQVHAFKNHLLTGLGEYDLIIFNMPHVSGPLWDKSPSPYEHSNVTDFGGALLKEIINTLPGHLAPKGKAVLVNSEFSRVEDLVAQREDLSVTSDFFGVPGSSKAFIITREPKGQGAIGMLRFPAPYGHVQGIEEKLSRLIDKFCRAHEDDASTVIPEKEINWPAVNAYLRQRELPVCAREDRPLVHVLDVASAEGRGLFGFPLEPGCEQFAELLPVVSYIAEKDGKLHIFMTSAFYEDYLELAHVRETQSKRALRVIRLAEILDHEIYENSAEVLAYPEQKRHHLAALHARHFIPRGQKLSAYHKWALDNLALTENGREHIMLMLDEERPEPAQERQKQYEKDFYQYAKSVLPREKYPDDVQRLAHHLLRVYRHGDVDAFRQLCDNAGVDHERLNKRIEEEEKKHVMNAVEGFSADTVITETSETDVEIDRSKYIVRKLLKNKYAEFIWDVFMKTEHGPACMDLFITLYTEHGEDILYDEKLTPAIEFAYRAMLSYEGIEVDRSRPETDVVAGMVLDYVEQLGLLGSYLTAQERLGGLIADFTIIDGRIYQERVTPLTVYLQHLIGGTGEFEDLRDKSFANKVKIGWDVLEKYICCMREVAKRGAIITNVKLTNFGIRDNGEVVLFDLGRSSLEWYDRNYMGLDFARSLLNTKIAMDARRLENLNAEGVVEETGVREDFTDRTEAGEIQKELARIWAELISARPVAADDSEALKRLDGRNFTRSIMSLFPTKDEDAKREHRRITFIPNDIAAEEILQIIMKHIVENRGRENANRPPKGSIRGLFSYLCDKGITGPDTALEGEEIADSMDLKFSTVEYDLRALYYHLRLIEKVDAKKTGRKAAYYVPERVRNKRELILPVLAAFTGSWLRPRASLLDEVHNNRIEPLLSGEDRARYSPRSRDGRPPVILLLGRAGSGKTTLGRSLAKELRVPHVSLGSLINRQRSLGHRLGREKLSDNGYVYGKLLAEELKMHYVDGGLVIDDSPRTADSVDALKKVLAEAGLGLEAIIELSVSAKTADSRVLHRSDKEARPWDKKKYVRAGRLRMHREFALPQIARWREKGQVLTLDAEAEPWLLEARALGKLKEKGVVAISERTLPARSQRRLIGQVRVAGEKIMIQSTMIGDDYSSIELTNDRGERIGFFYVMTGREDDTLFGSSRGIRGIYVKPEYRGMGLAKKMIESYFGVFGAVDLLLDEVMNPVLIHLAKNYLGFVAVDPLPENRVYLDLAHGEGEKPRIWIPDAYLRLCYDTGPAETMRGQFKSLREEPDDLDRFEQVYFNTFYKRASAVSESDKARLDWVENTPGISPASLQGVDAVITDFDGVDRDHSREVVTDDVIEAKREMSKRGVRSITITGLDRKRLFERIGGSGRAGRMSEASEYIVLNCSGATGHLVSKDGRIRPLEGFSKARLGDDATAGELERIAAEALLSACLEEGLAREAADDIEIWTRPEQVTISTRKDARVNALRNRIAGLIRKRLLHEGFPTAIEVSVSAGAVDITATSKGLSAIQMIKLLRLEKVVIVGDSVGTSAEPGNDRSLLTLTKRDLKEAGVDWPVEIIPVYVGSEENCSLPDNVLCAPSGGKEYHAALGLYRAISRAQDELVRDEIARERSMRIWGPIDRRKLTRWLEIWKRVQGVPDEVGLRRLSRTSADRTLSFSIGKDSGVITFDVVKDLESGRKRLLVIGEQLDEGLRRGRLMSLMHLYLVQLYDVDEVYHERMNPEYGEKFFRGLENSGIYSRINFEGEGDGVKYRSGTGEVNRFLVRHLVEDERALEKFLAKEDPGRGWEGLPNEIYTPEIKEAFRTGRFFAVRYREGRFEFAETALKGGISQMPEASGEELAILDQLYPRLIKPHQELLKHLDIVFFEGERVGHYSLSREQIYINARLLKKPRPLKRVICHEIDERAYVIKGMDKFDPDWREKRGRERIEERINELAREKHRKLKSSEGGYLLRAAEEFLDEKKHPVIRVSSFRELLKRVMGNREKIDGIDFGAGSGDKTRDVMQLLESLYPKVSFTGVDSSDIRAKVAISRGIPVVPLSVEEYMRSGLFKSGKDIVTMFSVYPPVLAEFIDAAKWAISKDGIIIIALGEQDMMDLIKGDKVYGAVDADQVWSILSDFELVRFSDTLDWPQGDSSMALNPYAFVYMPGRKISSVMGIDRVKISPPPEYSNLAEYGEWLEEEVLGEEPAGNIRPASDADREAVKDLSRRINPPGYSDGAASCISGKGPCLVKVYEEDGKVLGYIWFSHSDDKQKMQIEEIAVSQAAEGRGIASHLLADVISQGLRSGIRTYLTQIKITGDRSFSLFKKFGFRWAGGRQSRSNAIEYRLELAAEELLWKTEIADPRLEKEVYAAGLDLSRVMARMKKAFGGRAKSIEDVLNEILLNMTEYTRGGYIKLYAERDDKDDIKSVKILSKDRGEGLPDKPDDLLEKSLLRRESAGRGMGFPKIALEPDEAVIECSNTRWVRRAEPGGSGRWFMDEGRSDVRYGTRYTLVYDLAREQEYRTIGKKKIESGDVIVPDEFNEVSVNMRGKIPAASYWPVKHIQRACKGILRSLPEAEMVIIGEGGDRTVNTHVTSIEMLDILQSHTSSDGTCSVDVLVRGPYPASALLRAERELEKAADKAFPEQRRTGSEWTSPAGEFTEQIIAKAFEASRRGQKIIIGIDTSWIPLEQGIQPLVSEVCRLSRREGLENIIFVRERSSELAGRVVLEAEKSSTSLSNVIILAPEQAIRSEEFDPLRSTSSSKKAFLAGVDARELTGSSYVALLEMLTLAVKLAFGETVSSDRSVMGAERIGPRTWIFIPKAKPMDFEMQKAVYHAQLQALIAA